The following proteins come from a genomic window of Longimicrobiales bacterium:
- a CDS encoding AarF/UbiB family protein, protein MPISLKPKHLGRYTDLARLLVKYGRRDLVEGSGLEEALPKEERPSRTAHAREKEDPDAAALADDLEKLGPTYIKLGQLLSTRADILPITYMEALARLQDKVEPFPSPIAEQIIQDELGVRMSKLFETFESEPIAAASLGQVHRATLRDGRPVAIKVQRPDIRERIMADLEALNEIAVFVDEHTEMGRRYGLAGMLGEFRASLLRELDYMREAQNLGVFRENMREYDRIVIPAPIMDYTTSRVLTMEWVEGEKVTDIPPVRLIELDGAALGDVLFEAYLKQILVDGIFHADPHPGNVFLTDDDRIALIDLGMVGYVTESMQEKLLKLLIAISDGKGEEAASTAASMGERLEDFNRQKYTREISNLVAMHRDSTMGDMDVGRVVVEITRISGENGARQPVELTMLGKTLLNLDRVATTLAPDFDVNEAIRSKAGSLMRRRMLRQMSPTQALAGALELNEFVQELPGRLNRLMDRVADNRIRIKVDAIDETELISGMQKIANRITTGLILAALIIGAAMLMRVPTAFTILGYPGFAILLFVGAVVGGLLLVYDIVEHDRKGRQ, encoded by the coding sequence ATGCCGATCTCTCTGAAGCCGAAGCACCTGGGCCGCTACACCGACCTGGCGCGTCTGCTCGTGAAATACGGGCGCCGTGACCTCGTGGAGGGATCAGGCCTCGAGGAGGCGCTGCCGAAGGAGGAGCGACCGTCGCGGACGGCGCACGCCCGGGAAAAGGAGGACCCGGATGCGGCGGCGCTGGCTGACGACCTCGAGAAGCTCGGGCCGACCTACATCAAGCTCGGCCAGCTGCTCTCCACGCGCGCGGACATCCTGCCGATCACGTACATGGAAGCGCTGGCGCGGCTGCAGGACAAGGTGGAGCCGTTCCCGTCGCCGATCGCCGAGCAGATCATACAGGACGAGCTCGGGGTGCGCATGTCCAAGCTCTTCGAGACGTTCGAGTCCGAGCCGATCGCGGCCGCATCGCTCGGCCAGGTGCACCGCGCCACGCTGCGCGATGGCCGGCCCGTCGCGATCAAGGTACAGCGACCGGACATCCGTGAACGCATAATGGCCGATCTGGAGGCTTTGAACGAGATCGCTGTGTTCGTCGATGAGCACACCGAGATGGGCCGACGCTACGGCCTCGCGGGCATGCTCGGCGAGTTCCGCGCTTCGCTCCTGCGCGAGCTCGACTACATGCGCGAGGCACAGAACCTCGGCGTGTTCCGCGAGAACATGCGCGAGTACGACCGCATCGTCATTCCCGCCCCGATCATGGACTACACGACATCGCGCGTGCTGACCATGGAATGGGTGGAGGGTGAGAAGGTCACCGACATCCCGCCCGTTCGCCTGATCGAGCTGGATGGTGCCGCACTGGGTGACGTGCTGTTCGAGGCGTACCTGAAGCAGATCCTCGTCGATGGCATCTTCCACGCCGACCCGCACCCCGGCAACGTCTTCCTGACCGATGATGACCGCATCGCACTGATCGATCTGGGCATGGTCGGTTACGTGACGGAGTCAATGCAGGAGAAGCTGCTCAAGCTGCTGATCGCGATCAGCGACGGCAAAGGTGAGGAGGCAGCGAGCACGGCTGCGTCCATGGGCGAGCGTCTGGAGGATTTCAATCGCCAGAAGTACACGCGCGAGATCTCGAACCTGGTCGCGATGCACCGTGACTCGACCATGGGCGACATGGATGTCGGTCGCGTGGTCGTGGAGATCACGCGCATCTCCGGCGAGAACGGCGCGCGCCAGCCGGTCGAGCTGACGATGCTCGGCAAGACTCTGCTCAACCTCGACCGCGTCGCCACCACGCTGGCACCGGACTTCGATGTCAACGAGGCGATTCGCAGCAAGGCCGGATCGCTCATGCGGCGCCGCATGCTGCGGCAGATGTCGCCGACACAGGCGCTCGCCGGTGCACTCGAGCTGAACGAGTTCGTACAGGAGCTGCCCGGCCGGCTCAACCGGCTGATGGATCGCGTCGCCGACAATCGCATCCGGATCAAGGTGGATGCGATCGACGAGACGGAGCTCATCAGCGGCATGCAGAAGATCGCCAACCGCATCACCACCGGACTCATCCTCGCCGCTCTCATCATCGGCGCGGCCATGCTGATGCGGGTACCAACCGCATTCACGATCCTCGGCTATCCCGGATTCGCCATCCTGCTGTTCGTGGGTGCGGTGGTGGGCGGGCTGCTGCTCGTGTACGACATCGTCGAGCACGACAGGAAAGGGCGGCAGTAA
- a CDS encoding FAD:protein FMN transferase translates to MTQHDDARGPSRRQFLVLGAGAFVVSTLGVGVARRRVVRRTVPVMGTTAELIVVTRDERAGHAAMTAAADELYRVERLMSRFRADSDIGRANVSAHAGPVAIDASTAAVITAALRWAGVAGGSFDPALGRVTELWDVTQRNAPPAAGAVRRLAGRRLHRHIEVDRFRGSDVVRYRDRDVALDLGGIAKGYGVDRAVAALRTWGVTDGLVNVGGDLYALGSPLDADGWSVGIRSPDDPTRLSGTIMLRDRAVATSGDYEQYFDHAGRRYHHLLDPATGAPRETNVHSLTVAASTCMCADAAATAVFSRNAHDAIAVLRGVGGDAEIVGSG, encoded by the coding sequence ATGACACAGCATGATGATGCACGCGGACCGTCGCGCCGTCAGTTCCTGGTGCTCGGCGCGGGCGCGTTCGTGGTCTCCACCCTCGGGGTGGGTGTCGCGCGACGGCGCGTAGTGCGACGCACCGTACCGGTGATGGGCACCACGGCGGAGCTGATAGTGGTGACGCGCGACGAGCGCGCAGGCCATGCAGCAATGACGGCGGCGGCGGATGAGCTGTACAGGGTCGAGCGTCTGATGTCGCGGTTCCGCGCGGACTCCGACATCGGTCGTGCGAACGTGTCGGCACATGCCGGCCCGGTCGCCATTGACGCGAGCACCGCTGCCGTGATCACGGCAGCTCTGCGCTGGGCAGGTGTCGCGGGCGGCAGCTTCGATCCGGCGCTCGGCCGGGTGACGGAGCTGTGGGATGTGACGCAGCGCAACGCACCGCCGGCGGCGGGCGCGGTGCGACGCCTGGCCGGCCGCAGGCTGCACCGGCACATCGAGGTGGATCGATTCCGCGGCAGCGATGTCGTGCGGTACCGCGACCGTGATGTCGCGCTCGATCTCGGCGGCATCGCAAAGGGGTATGGCGTCGATCGCGCTGTGGCGGCGCTGCGCACCTGGGGCGTGACGGACGGTCTCGTGAACGTGGGCGGCGACCTGTACGCGCTCGGCAGTCCGCTGGACGCGGACGGCTGGAGTGTCGGTATCCGCTCGCCGGACGACCCGACCCGCCTGTCCGGAACGATCATGCTGCGCGATCGCGCGGTCGCTACATCCGGTGATTACGAGCAGTACTTCGATCATGCAGGCCGCCGGTACCACCATCTGCTGGATCCGGCCACCGGCGCGCCACGCGAGACGAACGTACACTCGCTCACGGTCGCCGCCAGCACGTGCATGTGTGCCGATGCCGCGGCGACGGCGGTGTTCAGCCGCAATGCGCACGATGCCATTGCCGTACTGCGTGGGGTGGGCGGGGATGCGGAGATCGTCGGATCTGGCTGA
- a CDS encoding Rnf-Nqr domain containing protein — MNDLLWILISAMVVNNFTLALFLGLCPFMGVSGRVSTALRMGAANIFVLVLTAFAAWFLNRFILAEAPYLRLISFIVVIASLVQIVEMTIRKVSPVLFRELGIYLPLITTNCAILGLAIFQTNRGYNFAQGMFFAIGAGLGLTLALVLMASIREQTELASVPDLARGMGVVLIIAGTLSLAFMGFAGLFSS, encoded by the coding sequence ATGAACGACCTGCTATGGATCCTGATCTCGGCGATGGTCGTCAACAACTTCACCCTGGCGCTGTTCCTGGGGCTGTGCCCGTTCATGGGTGTGTCCGGTCGCGTGTCGACCGCCCTGCGCATGGGTGCCGCCAACATCTTCGTGCTCGTGCTGACGGCGTTTGCGGCATGGTTCCTCAACCGCTTCATCCTTGCCGAAGCACCCTACCTGCGACTGATCTCCTTCATTGTCGTGATCGCGTCGCTCGTGCAGATCGTGGAGATGACGATCAGGAAAGTCAGTCCGGTGCTGTTCCGGGAGCTGGGCATCTACCTGCCGCTGATCACGACGAACTGCGCGATACTGGGGCTTGCGATCTTCCAGACGAACCGCGGCTACAACTTCGCACAGGGGATGTTCTTCGCGATTGGTGCGGGGCTCGGGCTGACGCTCGCGCTCGTGCTCATGGCGTCAATCCGCGAGCAGACGGAGCTCGCGAGCGTGCCGGATCTGGCGCGCGGGATGGGCGTCGTACTGATCATTGCCGGCACTCTCTCGCTGGCATTCATGGGGTTCGCCGGGCTGTTCAGCTCATGA
- a CDS encoding electron transport complex subunit E, translating to MRATTPQQDLLRGVWRENPVLVQMLGLCPALAVTNSLANGLAMGLATFFVLLGSSVLVSSLRRLIPAEVRITAYILIIATFVTIVDMLLAAIVPDIHKALGAFIALIVVNCMILGRQEAFSSRNTVGRSALDAMGTGTGFLIALLLMSGFRELLGNGTLLGINVMGTQFEPWIIMILPPGGFFTLGILLLVLSWRSQRGVKRPQPRRWLHQAAVQTPARTPVVAGGER from the coding sequence ATGAGAGCGACCACGCCGCAGCAGGACCTGCTGCGCGGTGTCTGGCGTGAGAACCCGGTGCTCGTGCAGATGCTCGGGCTGTGTCCGGCGCTCGCCGTGACTAACAGTCTGGCGAACGGCCTGGCCATGGGGCTCGCTACGTTCTTCGTGCTGCTCGGCTCGAGCGTGCTCGTGTCCAGCCTGCGCAGGCTGATCCCGGCGGAAGTCCGGATCACCGCCTACATCCTGATCATCGCAACGTTCGTCACGATCGTGGACATGCTGCTGGCGGCTATCGTGCCCGACATCCACAAGGCGCTCGGCGCCTTTATCGCGCTTATCGTGGTGAACTGCATGATCCTCGGTCGCCAGGAAGCGTTCTCGTCGCGCAACACAGTCGGCCGTTCCGCGCTCGACGCGATGGGCACCGGCACGGGGTTCCTGATCGCACTTCTTCTCATGAGCGGATTCCGTGAGCTGCTCGGGAACGGCACGCTGCTCGGTATCAACGTGATGGGAACGCAGTTCGAGCCGTGGATCATCATGATCCTGCCGCCGGGCGGCTTCTTCACGCTGGGGATCCTGCTGCTCGTGCTGTCGTGGCGCTCGCAGCGCGGTGTGAAGCGGCCGCAGCCGAGGCGCTGGCTGCATCAGGCGGCGGTACAGACGCCGGCGCGGACTCCCGTGGTCGCTGGAGGTGAACGATGA
- a CDS encoding FMN-binding protein: MSDSPGTAGQGREGTKSWRLVATLAAAGAIAGLLIVTVHQWAEPRILTNQARVIAAAVDEVLHAPARTTTLYVVDGALTPTPPAGLDTLKLERVWTGYDDSGRTIGYALLAAEPGFQDLINVMFGYDPVTQQVLGMRVLDNKETPGLGDKIVKDSAWVALFDGARAPLEPIKPGSGSGDDTEVETITGATISSRAVIGIINRRIEKMRPLLLEQAGGAQ, from the coding sequence ATGAGCGACTCGCCGGGCACCGCAGGCCAGGGCAGGGAAGGGACGAAGTCCTGGCGTCTGGTCGCTACGCTGGCGGCAGCGGGCGCGATCGCGGGACTGCTCATCGTCACGGTCCATCAGTGGGCGGAGCCGCGCATCCTGACGAACCAGGCACGCGTGATCGCGGCTGCGGTCGACGAAGTACTGCACGCACCCGCGCGCACCACGACGCTCTACGTGGTCGATGGCGCACTGACACCGACACCTCCTGCCGGGCTCGACACGCTGAAGCTGGAGCGCGTGTGGACGGGCTACGACGACAGCGGCCGCACGATCGGCTACGCGCTGCTGGCCGCGGAGCCCGGCTTCCAGGACCTGATCAACGTCATGTTCGGCTACGACCCGGTTACGCAGCAGGTACTCGGGATGCGCGTGCTGGACAACAAGGAAACACCGGGGCTCGGCGACAAGATCGTGAAGGACTCCGCGTGGGTCGCGCTGTTCGACGGAGCGCGTGCTCCGCTCGAGCCGATCAAGCCCGGCAGCGGATCGGGCGACGATACCGAGGTGGAAACGATCACGGGTGCTACGATCTCATCGCGTGCGGTGATCGGCATCATAAACCGCCGCATCGAGAAGATGCGGCCGCTGCTGCTGGAACAGGCTGGAGGCGCACAATGA
- a CDS encoding RnfABCDGE type electron transport complex subunit D, whose product MSMTPTQTPAAFHTDAPRLELSASPHVHSADSTMRIMWTVVASLMPIVGAAVVFFGISALLVISAAVAGALITERLSGPRSTLRDGSALITGLLLGLILPAGMPLWMPFVGGVVAIGFGKIIFGGLGQNVFNPALVGRAFLQAAFPAAITTWPVAGAGLFDLRGDNFALPLMSGNAPDVVTAATPLGLMKFEQTGTDLMPLLMGNTGGSLGETSALLILLCGGYLAWKRYLDWRIPVSIFATVAALAGILRLIDPARYPDPLFMLFSGGLVLGAVYMATDMVTSPVTRLGAWIFGAGIGALVVLIRTWGGLPEGVMYAILLMNAMVPFINRFTRPRVFGTVPRGRRA is encoded by the coding sequence ATGAGCATGACTCCGACGCAGACACCTGCCGCGTTCCACACCGACGCGCCGCGCCTCGAGCTCTCGGCCTCGCCGCACGTGCACTCCGCGGATTCCACCATGCGCATCATGTGGACGGTCGTGGCTTCACTGATGCCGATCGTGGGTGCGGCCGTGGTCTTCTTCGGGATCAGCGCACTGCTCGTCATCTCCGCGGCGGTGGCCGGTGCTCTCATCACGGAACGCCTGTCCGGGCCGCGCAGCACGCTGCGTGATGGCTCGGCACTGATCACGGGACTGCTGCTCGGACTGATCCTGCCCGCCGGCATGCCGCTCTGGATGCCGTTCGTCGGCGGCGTTGTGGCGATCGGTTTCGGCAAGATCATCTTCGGCGGCCTCGGCCAGAACGTGTTCAACCCGGCGCTCGTCGGCCGTGCGTTCCTCCAGGCGGCGTTCCCCGCGGCGATCACGACATGGCCCGTCGCGGGCGCGGGACTCTTTGACCTGCGCGGCGACAACTTCGCACTGCCGCTGATGAGCGGTAATGCACCCGACGTAGTGACTGCGGCGACACCGCTCGGACTCATGAAATTCGAGCAGACCGGCACCGACCTGATGCCGCTGCTCATGGGCAACACCGGCGGCTCACTCGGTGAGACATCCGCACTGCTGATCCTGCTGTGCGGTGGATACCTGGCGTGGAAGCGCTACCTCGACTGGCGCATCCCCGTCAGCATCTTCGCGACGGTTGCTGCGCTGGCCGGCATCCTCCGGCTCATCGATCCCGCCCGCTACCCGGATCCGCTGTTCATGCTGTTCTCCGGCGGACTGGTCCTCGGGGCGGTCTACATGGCGACCGACATGGTGACGTCACCGGTGACGCGCCTGGGCGCGTGGATCTTCGGCGCGGGCATTGGCGCCCTGGTCGTGCTGATCCGCACGTGGGGCGGTCTGCCTGAAGGCGTGATGTACGCGATCCTGCTCATGAACGCGATGGTCCCGTTCATCAACCGGTTCACGCGGCCGCGTGTGTTCGGCACGGTGCCGCGCGGGAGGCGCGCATGA
- the rsxC gene encoding electron transport complex subunit RsxC yields the protein MSGFRHGVHPPERKELTAAVPVRRMPFPREIVLPLRQHAGKPAVPLVERGDRVERGDKVAAADGYMSVPMHASAAGVVTGIDWCPHPDGSMVEAVHIAVERHSAQLPRPRMVPEWESLEGDEVARAVQEAGVVGLGGAAFPAHVKMAPPKDTKVETLILNGAECEPYLTTDHRVMVEYPERVHFGARIMMRALGVERAVIGVEANKPDAVAALRATIPTDLDITVESLTVKYPQGAEKMLIHAVTGREVPSGKLPVHVGAVVQNVGTIAAIAEVFETGLPLIERIVTVTGRGVNRPSNLIVPVGTRLRDVLDFCGGINERAAEIVFGGPMMGMVQADLDTPLTKGTTGIVVLTHEETAQRETLPCIRCGRCVDACPVFLMPQQLGALAQLGRYDEMQEWNLADCMLCGSCSYVCPSGIPLSQMFALSKSALRRKPKVA from the coding sequence ATGAGCGGATTTCGACATGGTGTCCATCCGCCCGAGCGGAAGGAGTTGACGGCAGCAGTGCCGGTGCGCCGGATGCCGTTCCCGCGCGAGATCGTGCTGCCGCTGCGCCAGCACGCCGGCAAGCCGGCGGTTCCGCTGGTGGAGCGTGGCGACCGTGTGGAGCGCGGCGACAAGGTCGCGGCGGCGGACGGTTACATGTCGGTGCCCATGCACGCGAGCGCCGCCGGTGTCGTGACGGGCATCGACTGGTGCCCGCATCCGGACGGCAGCATGGTCGAGGCGGTGCATATCGCTGTCGAACGCCACTCGGCCCAGCTGCCGCGCCCGCGCATGGTGCCGGAGTGGGAGTCGCTGGAGGGCGACGAGGTCGCGCGCGCCGTGCAGGAGGCCGGTGTGGTCGGACTCGGCGGGGCTGCGTTCCCGGCGCACGTGAAGATGGCACCGCCGAAAGACACGAAGGTCGAAACGCTGATTCTGAACGGTGCGGAGTGCGAACCGTACCTGACGACCGACCATCGCGTGATGGTCGAGTATCCGGAGCGCGTGCATTTCGGTGCGCGCATCATGATGCGAGCACTCGGTGTGGAGCGCGCCGTAATCGGTGTCGAGGCCAACAAGCCGGACGCCGTCGCGGCGCTCCGCGCCACGATTCCCACGGATCTCGACATCACCGTGGAATCACTGACAGTCAAGTATCCGCAGGGCGCGGAGAAGATGCTGATCCACGCCGTGACCGGCCGTGAGGTGCCGTCCGGCAAGCTGCCGGTGCACGTCGGGGCCGTGGTGCAGAATGTCGGCACGATCGCCGCGATCGCAGAAGTCTTCGAGACGGGCCTGCCGCTGATCGAGCGCATCGTGACCGTGACCGGTCGCGGTGTGAACCGTCCGTCCAACCTGATCGTCCCGGTCGGGACACGCTTGCGCGATGTGCTCGACTTCTGCGGCGGCATCAATGAGCGCGCCGCGGAGATCGTGTTCGGCGGCCCGATGATGGGCATGGTGCAGGCGGACCTGGACACGCCGCTGACCAAGGGTACGACGGGCATCGTAGTGCTGACCCACGAGGAGACGGCGCAGCGGGAGACGCTGCCCTGCATCCGGTGCGGCCGGTGCGTGGACGCGTGTCCGGTGTTCCTGATGCCGCAGCAGCTCGGCGCGCTGGCGCAGCTCGGCCGCTATGACGAGATGCAGGAGTGGAATCTGGCCGACTGCATGCTGTGCGGCTCGTGCTCCTACGTCTGCCCGTCCGGCATCCCGCTGTCGCAGATGTTTGCGCTCAGCAAGTCGGCGCTGCGCCGGAAGCCGAAGGTCGCATGA